CACCTTGCTACACCCGGAAACGCGTGACGCCGCGCTCAAGGATCACGCCCAGCAGGAACAGCAGCGTCCCGCATCCACCGACGAGGAGATGATGGAtgagaaggaggaaaaatctaTTACGGGTAGCTAAGCGCAGGTGGCACCGAACGATTCGGAGGACGCGTGTGTAAGGGAGACCAGAGCAAGAGACTAACACGTAAGCGGTTAAGCGAGAGCTGAGCAGAGTAGTTTTACTTTAAGCTGTACCGATGAGGGAACCGATCGGATAGTTCCGCAGATAGTAGGCAACGTCCGTGTACACGCCCCGGTGTGCCGTTGCGCCACAACCGACACCGTACGATATTACGCCCCGCAGCACAAACTGGGTGGAAAATGGCGCCCGGCAAACGTATCCTCCACCGGAATCACCTGCAGCAGACGAACgcgaaggtaaaaaaaaagttcaccaGTGTGGATAAAACCCCCCTTCCCTACTCCTTCTTTACCCCCAACTCACCTTACACGCATCGGACCTCCGATGGCACAAAACATTCCCGAGTCCGGGGGCGGTGCCACCACGGCGCCCATCATTCCAATGCAACTGTCCAGATCGAGCGCTATTACGGTGCCGTAGTGGAGCGTCTGACTGATCGGTCCATCGTACGAATCCGACCCGTACCCGAAGATGTAACACAGCTCGCCGTTCGCGGCCTTGCTGTCATCCGGCAGCCGTAAGGGTGTTTGTGGGTCGGACTCAAACCTGCGGCCAGTCGGTAGTTCTGCTCGCAGCAACGCTATATCACCGACCATCGTTACGCTGCGATAATGGAGAAGATAAATCAAATTAGTGTAAGACAATCACACTCATCGCACGGACAGTTCACTTACGGGTTGTAGCTGCGCAAAGGTGTGTCTCGACGATTGGAACGGTCGGCGGTGCTGTCGTTCAGCTGGTGCCCACCTATCTGGGCGAACATTTGTGTAAGATTTCCCTTTCTTCTGTGGAAGCCATGGAGATGATGCCGGGGGGGTGGAAAAGTGCGTGGTAAATTAGCAAACTGTACGACTACCGCTTGTGAGTACTGGTACGGTGGATATTAAATGATATTGTACAATAATCCCGATTGTACCGGTAACGAATCCGGTAGGATAATGAAGAATACTGCTGAAAACTATTTTGTAATTTTCATATTTAGTCGTGCCTATTTTACACCGATGGGACGTAAGCACTCAATAATATAATTATTCAATGTAAGAGTATTTCTCAACTGTCTTGCTTTTGTGTATCCTATCCGAAACCTTGCTAGCGAATAGCGTATGCAGTTACCACAACGGAACAATTTTAAGGTTTTACGATGTTAAGGAAACCCTAAATTGTTGTAAGACTctatcttacttacttacttactaatcaggcgctacaaccgcttcgcggtcttggcctgctgcaacaatccttgataccgctcacggtttagcgccaaAATGGCAAATATCCGATGAATCGATTACAAAGCAATTAGTTAACTGCTCTTCCGGGTCTCAACAGTACTGCAGATTAGGCTAACAATTGTGAGAGCCAAGAATAAAGAAGCCGACACAAAAAGTTGATGACATTCCTCCTCCTAATGTGGCACTCGAATCATCGAGTTACGAACGAAACACTCTGGAGCGACGATACGCGCAGACGCATAGGTTCGCACTCGCGCAGTAACCCCCGTGCACTTTGGAACTTTGTCAATGCCAAGCGGAAACCCCCTGGCTATCCTAGCTTTCCATCAGCTTCAACGGACATTCTGGTAAGACACCATCAGCAGTCTGTGATATCTTTGCCTCACGTTTCGCCGTCCACCGGTACGTCCATCCGGAAGTGAATGAGGCGAGGCAAATTTATGACGcattatcacacacacacacacacacaccacaagaCGCCATGACTCTTCGCGCTTGCCGATCTTTGATGTGTCTTCAGTTCTAAAAGCTATTGACCGTCTCAAGCCATCGTTTGATCCAGGGCCGGACACGATTCCGCCTTCTAACCCGTGGTtagatgcgacagcgacgccggtcttcacacggcaggaccgaagttcaagtctcatctgggccgttcccccatatgaggactgactatccaactaggagataacaataagtctagtaagccagaaatgccaggcatgacctaagaggtcgttaggccaagaaagcaGAAGATCCTGAAGCGAAGTCCTGGTCTCGATTTTTCGTGACTCGTTTCTCCTGGGCACCTATCCTGCTAGCTGGAAAGCACGTAGTTAGTTCCAGTGCACGAAAAGGGAGACAAATCCAGTGCTTGCAATTACCGCAGCGTATTACATCGCCTGCGTTGAGGGT
Above is a window of Anopheles stephensi strain Indian unplaced genomic scaffold, UCI_ANSTEP_V1.0 ucontig138, whole genome shotgun sequence DNA encoding:
- the LOC118515311 gene encoding transmembrane protease serine 9-like, producing the protein MFAQIGGHQLNDSTADRSNRRDTPLRSYNPVTMVGDIALLRAELPTGRRFESDPQTPLRLPDDSKAANGELCYIFGYGSDSYDGPISQTLHYGTVIALDLDSCIGMMGAVVAPPPDSGMFCAIGGDSGGGYVCRAPFSTQFVLRGVISYGVGCGATAHRGVYTDVAYYLRNYPIGSLIGTA